From Nonlabens sp. Ci31, the proteins below share one genomic window:
- the bamA gene encoding outer membrane protein assembly factor BamA: protein MIKKLANSLLIVTCLFLSTATYAQDKRGDLAIGDATKYKIGEITVAGSQTYNENTVIAFTGLRKGEEVYVPGERLSQVVKKMWDLKLFSDIRIFATDIIGDPNDDIIDTINLEINIIEVPNLNEVTIEGLRKGKIKDLKNELKLTKGRKATENLVTTTRSFIEDKYRKKGFLYADAKVKTRTVEDTAGSNIVNMKIDIDRGNKVKISNITFDGNEQLKDKELRGAMSNTKKKFFLRVFKRSKYVEEDFQEDLLSVVDKYKENGYRDARVISDTLTRKNEKTIALNIEVEEGSKYYFGDIKFIGNTVYTNEQLKRLLKIEKGDVYNGVAFDERISNPEDPDSEDLTNLYQNSGYLFSSVNAVETRVQNDTIDFEIRIVEGKEAYFNNISVSGNTRTNDHVIYRAIRTSPGEKYSRQKIINSIRELGQLGFFDAQKINPQLTNVNQEEGTVDVDYELVEAGASQIELQGGYGGGGFVGTLGLRFNNFSLRNLFKAKAYEPVPMGDGQTLAVRAQASTIFRTYSLNFTEPWLGGKKPVSFNVSFSHSEQYRVNQQNFREVDRNQRFLITGGTVGLAKRLEWPDQYFQFSQALSFQHYNLKNYQTNLFNFPNGFSNNLAYTLGLSRNNVGVNPIFPTYGSSFSLTAKMTLPYSVWNGVDYANLEDNPEFQTNGIADRGKIDQEKFKFLEYYKIKFEGTWYTQLYEKLILQTKTEFGFLGAYNNDRGLVPFERFFVGGDGLGAFSLDGRDIIRMRGYDNSALTNSADGDTVYNKFSMELRYPISLEQAASIYILSFAEAAGSYDRFRSYNPFDVQRSAGVGLRIFMPAFGLLGVDFGYGFDSVPNAVSNDPSGWNVHFIIGQQF, encoded by the coding sequence ATGATTAAAAAGTTAGCAAACTCGCTACTAATAGTAACCTGCTTATTTTTAAGTACGGCGACATACGCTCAGGATAAGAGAGGTGACCTTGCCATAGGTGATGCCACCAAATATAAAATTGGTGAGATTACGGTGGCCGGAAGCCAGACTTATAACGAGAATACGGTTATCGCTTTTACAGGCTTGCGTAAAGGAGAAGAAGTATATGTTCCTGGAGAACGTTTGAGTCAAGTGGTGAAAAAAATGTGGGACCTGAAGTTATTCAGCGACATTAGAATTTTTGCTACAGATATTATTGGTGATCCAAATGACGACATTATCGATACGATCAACCTAGAAATAAACATTATTGAGGTGCCTAACCTTAATGAAGTTACCATAGAAGGACTACGTAAAGGTAAGATCAAAGACCTCAAGAATGAGTTAAAGCTTACTAAAGGTAGAAAAGCAACAGAAAACTTAGTAACCACTACGAGATCTTTTATAGAAGATAAGTACCGTAAAAAAGGATTCCTTTATGCAGATGCTAAGGTGAAAACCCGTACGGTAGAAGACACTGCTGGGAGTAATATCGTGAACATGAAAATCGATATTGATAGAGGTAATAAGGTGAAAATTTCTAACATCACATTTGATGGTAATGAGCAACTTAAAGATAAGGAGCTGCGAGGTGCGATGTCTAATACTAAGAAGAAGTTCTTTTTAAGGGTCTTTAAAAGATCTAAATACGTAGAAGAAGATTTTCAAGAAGACTTGCTCTCTGTTGTCGATAAATACAAAGAGAACGGTTATCGTGATGCCCGGGTTATTTCTGATACATTAACAAGGAAGAACGAAAAAACTATAGCCCTTAATATAGAGGTAGAGGAAGGAAGTAAGTATTACTTTGGTGATATTAAGTTTATAGGGAATACGGTATACACTAATGAACAATTAAAGCGATTGCTTAAAATTGAAAAAGGAGATGTCTATAATGGTGTTGCCTTTGATGAACGTATAAGCAATCCAGAAGATCCGGATTCTGAGGATTTGACTAACCTATATCAAAATAGTGGTTACCTCTTCTCTAGTGTAAACGCAGTAGAAACTCGTGTTCAAAATGATACTATTGATTTTGAAATTAGAATTGTAGAAGGTAAAGAAGCTTACTTTAATAATATTAGCGTAAGCGGTAATACAAGGACTAACGATCACGTTATCTATAGAGCAATTAGAACTTCTCCAGGAGAAAAATACTCTCGTCAGAAGATTATCAATTCCATTAGAGAATTAGGCCAGTTAGGTTTCTTTGATGCCCAGAAAATCAATCCACAGTTGACTAATGTGAACCAAGAAGAGGGCACTGTAGATGTAGACTATGAACTTGTAGAAGCAGGCGCTAGTCAGATAGAGTTACAAGGTGGTTATGGTGGTGGTGGATTTGTAGGTACCTTAGGGTTGCGATTCAATAACTTCTCGTTAAGGAATCTATTTAAGGCAAAAGCCTACGAGCCAGTTCCTATGGGAGATGGTCAGACACTTGCGGTAAGAGCCCAAGCCAGTACCATCTTTAGAACCTACAGTCTTAATTTTACGGAGCCATGGTTAGGAGGTAAAAAACCAGTATCCTTCAACGTCTCCTTTTCACACAGTGAGCAATACCGTGTGAACCAGCAAAACTTTAGAGAAGTAGATAGAAATCAGCGTTTCTTAATTACAGGAGGGACTGTAGGTCTTGCCAAAAGACTGGAATGGCCAGATCAATATTTTCAATTCTCTCAGGCGCTTTCTTTCCAACATTACAACCTGAAGAATTACCAAACCAATTTATTTAATTTCCCTAATGGGTTTTCTAATAACTTAGCTTATACATTAGGATTGAGTCGTAATAATGTAGGGGTGAATCCTATTTTTCCTACTTATGGTTCCTCCTTTTCACTAACTGCAAAGATGACACTACCCTATTCTGTTTGGAATGGAGTAGATTATGCTAACCTAGAGGACAACCCTGAATTTCAAACCAACGGTATAGCAGATCGAGGTAAGATAGATCAAGAAAAATTTAAATTCTTAGAATATTACAAGATTAAATTTGAAGGAACTTGGTACACACAACTTTATGAAAAATTAATCTTACAGACCAAGACAGAGTTCGGTTTCTTAGGGGCTTATAACAATGATCGAGGACTGGTTCCATTTGAAAGATTTTTTGTGGGGGGTGATGGTCTAGGAGCATTTTCATTAGATGGTCGTGATATTATTAGAATGCGTGGTTATGATAACAGTGCGCTTACGAATAGTGCAGATGGTGATACCGTTTACAACAAATTCTCTATGGAGTTGCGTTACCCGATCTCTTTAGAGCAAGCCGCTTCTATTTACATACTTAGTTTTGCAGAGGCTGCGGGTTCTTATGATCGCTTTAGAAGTTATAATCCTTTTGATGTACAGAGATCTGCCGGAGTAGGATTACGTATATTTATGCCGGCATTCGGTCTTCTAGGAGTAGATTTTGGTTACGGATTTGATAGCGTTCCTAACGCAGTGAGCAATGATCCTAGTGGTTGGAACGTTCACTTTATAATCGGTCAACAATTTTAA
- a CDS encoding NAD kinase, which yields MKKVAIYGRYLHDDTINTCKELITLLELKNSEVLIESNFHNLLKQNNIASNQESFDQLDKSYDILISIGGDGTILRAVAYIGNVDIPVIGINTGRLGFLATLHKDQLAEAVEALSNGSYTLSKRTLITLVSEHEENHSAPHNFALNEVTVSRMNTTSMIQIETKLNNELLTVYWADGLIISTPTGSTGYSLSCGGPVISPDTDAFVITPIAPHNLNARPLVIPDHTEIVIKVSGREEEFLTSLDNRIASFPNETVLTLKKADFTIDLIELKGQSFINTLQEKLLWGEDKRN from the coding sequence ATGAAAAAAGTTGCTATATACGGTCGTTATCTACACGACGATACGATCAATACCTGTAAGGAGTTAATTACTCTTTTAGAGCTTAAAAACTCTGAAGTACTTATTGAGTCTAATTTTCACAATCTTTTGAAGCAAAATAATATAGCTTCAAACCAAGAATCCTTTGATCAGCTGGATAAGTCCTATGATATATTGATAAGTATAGGTGGGGACGGTACTATTTTAAGAGCGGTTGCTTACATAGGAAATGTGGATATTCCTGTGATAGGAATCAATACTGGAAGATTGGGTTTTCTAGCGACATTGCATAAAGATCAACTTGCTGAAGCGGTAGAAGCCTTAAGTAATGGGTCCTATACTTTGAGTAAGCGTACCTTGATCACACTGGTATCTGAGCATGAAGAAAATCATTCAGCGCCACACAACTTTGCACTTAACGAGGTAACTGTTAGTCGCATGAATACCACCAGTATGATACAGATTGAGACCAAGCTCAATAACGAGTTGTTAACCGTTTACTGGGCAGACGGATTAATTATTTCCACACCTACAGGTTCTACAGGATACAGTCTCAGTTGTGGTGGTCCAGTTATATCGCCAGATACAGATGCTTTTGTAATTACCCCTATTGCTCCACACAACCTTAATGCAAGGCCTTTAGTAATTCCTGACCACACAGAGATCGTTATAAAAGTGAGCGGTAGAGAAGAAGAGTTTCTTACCTCCTTAGATAATCGCATTGCTTCGTTTCCTAATGAAACTGTTCTCACACTTAAAAAAGCAGATTTCACTATCGATCTCATTGAGTTGAAAGGTCAGAGTTTTATCAATACCCTACAAGAAAAATTGCTTTGGGGAGAAGATAAACGTAATTAA
- a CDS encoding isoprenyl transferase codes for MAPELLDHTRIPKHIAVIMDGNGRWAKKQGLMRVRGHEKGARAVRQTVETCAELGVEHLTLYAFSTENWKRPKLEIDTLMRLLVSSLKKELPTLQKNNISLKAVGVLELLPKTAQRELAEVIEATKDNKRMNLTLALSYGSREELITVIKNVASQVKEGTLEIEQIDTDIINKHLYTSYMPDVDLLIRTSGEQRISNFLLWQIAYAELYFTEVLWPDFRKEHLVEAIHNYQDRERRFGKTSEQL; via the coding sequence ATGGCACCAGAACTACTCGATCATACTAGAATCCCTAAGCACATTGCAGTTATCATGGATGGTAACGGTAGGTGGGCTAAAAAGCAGGGTTTGATGAGAGTGCGCGGTCATGAGAAAGGAGCTAGGGCAGTACGTCAGACCGTAGAGACTTGTGCAGAGTTAGGTGTAGAGCATTTGACTTTATATGCTTTTAGTACAGAAAACTGGAAAAGACCCAAGTTAGAAATCGATACGTTGATGAGGTTGCTGGTTTCTAGCCTTAAAAAGGAACTACCCACATTGCAAAAGAATAATATCTCTCTTAAGGCCGTAGGGGTATTAGAACTTTTACCTAAAACAGCTCAAAGAGAACTAGCAGAAGTAATTGAAGCTACTAAGGATAATAAAAGAATGAATTTAACTCTAGCCTTAAGTTATGGATCTAGAGAAGAATTAATTACAGTGATTAAAAATGTGGCCAGTCAGGTAAAGGAAGGCACCTTAGAAATAGAACAGATTGATACAGATATCATCAATAAGCATTTATATACGAGCTATATGCCAGATGTAGATTTGTTGATACGTACCAGTGGAGAACAAAGAATAAGCAATTTCCTTTTATGGCAAATCGCTTATGCAGAATTATATTTTACAGAAGTGCTATGGCCAGATTTTAGAAAAGAACATCTGGTAGAAGCTATACATAATTATCAAGATAGAGAAAGAAGGTTTGGTAAAACAAGTGAACAATTATAG
- a CDS encoding DUF6089 family protein, with protein sequence MRSLFILIVFFSFAFAKAQTYEVGIFAGTSNVIGDVGSTQYIQFTDVAIGGVFKWNRSPRHSFRASVISANMVGDDNDSDDISRDLRGLKYNYSMIEASIGVEYTFWEWELYSGRPQIVPYLYTGLTAFHYDLFALNNTNQLEAYGETTDIAIPIIFGVKTNITPKLILAAEIGARYTFTDNLDGSNPVRSKDFDNLRFGNVNNNDWYVFSGVTLTYAFGRKPCYCNF encoded by the coding sequence ATGCGGTCACTATTCATTTTAATTGTTTTTTTTAGTTTCGCTTTCGCGAAAGCGCAAACCTATGAGGTCGGTATTTTTGCAGGTACCTCAAATGTAATAGGTGATGTAGGAAGTACACAATACATACAGTTTACAGATGTCGCCATAGGAGGTGTTTTTAAGTGGAACCGCAGTCCTAGACATAGTTTTAGAGCTAGTGTGATTTCTGCAAATATGGTAGGTGATGATAATGATAGTGACGACATCTCTAGAGATCTAAGAGGATTGAAATACAATTACTCCATGATAGAAGCTAGTATAGGAGTAGAATACACCTTCTGGGAATGGGAATTGTACTCTGGTAGGCCACAGATTGTTCCGTATTTATACACAGGACTTACTGCCTTTCATTATGACTTGTTTGCACTAAATAACACAAATCAGTTGGAGGCATACGGTGAAACTACAGATATTGCGATCCCTATAATTTTTGGAGTAAAGACAAATATTACCCCTAAATTGATACTCGCCGCAGAGATAGGCGCTAGATATACTTTTACCGATAATTTAGATGGAAGTAACCCAGTGAGAAGTAAAGATTTTGATAATTTAAGATTTGGTAATGTCAATAATAATGACTGGTACGTATTTAGTGGAGTGACTCTTACTTATGCTTTCGGTCGTAAACCTTGTTATTGTAACTTTTAA
- a CDS encoding CBS domain-containing protein — MNIHQYIINDVEPLDIKSQMCKAQEIFSQLTYSHLPILEDGVYVGCFSENDAHCFESDQSLEIVKYSFVAFHVNEDTHWLDVLVAFAQNQSNIMPVLDQNNEYLGYYELKDIIEFFNDAPFMYEPGAVVVLQKGSTDYSFSEVAQIVESNDSKIYGCFVSAYKDHLSEITLKLSVQNLNAVLQTFRRYNYEIVSAAAEDSYLDTLKERSDYLNKYLNM; from the coding sequence ATGAACATTCATCAATATATTATTAATGATGTAGAGCCTTTAGACATAAAATCCCAAATGTGTAAAGCGCAAGAAATATTTTCTCAACTCACCTATTCGCACCTTCCTATTTTAGAAGATGGGGTTTATGTAGGATGCTTTTCTGAAAATGATGCTCATTGTTTTGAGTCAGATCAAAGTCTAGAGATTGTTAAGTATTCTTTCGTAGCATTTCACGTAAATGAAGACACACACTGGCTAGACGTTTTAGTTGCATTTGCTCAAAATCAGTCCAACATCATGCCTGTTTTAGATCAGAATAACGAGTACCTAGGTTACTATGAGCTTAAAGATATTATAGAGTTTTTTAACGATGCTCCTTTTATGTATGAACCAGGCGCTGTGGTTGTTTTACAAAAGGGATCTACTGATTATAGTTTTAGTGAGGTTGCTCAAATAGTAGAGTCTAATGACTCAAAGATTTATGGATGTTTTGTAAGTGCTTACAAGGATCATTTATCTGAGATTACTTTAAAATTAAGTGTGCAAAATCTAAATGCTGTTCTTCAAACTTTTAGAAGGTATAATTATGAAATAGTAAGTGCAGCAGCAGAAGACTCTTACCTAGATACCTTAAAAGAGCGATCAGATTATTTGAATAAATATTTGAACATGTAA